The sequence below is a genomic window from Draconibacterium halophilum.
GCGCACCATGTTAAAACAACGTTCGGGATCGATTGTTAACCTGAGTTCGGTTGTTGGTGTTAGCGGAAATGCCGGACAGGCAAACTACGCAGCATCAAAAGCAGGAATTATTGGTTTTACAAAATCGGTAGCGCGCGAATTGGGTTCTCGCGGTGTTCGTTCCAATGCTATTGCTCCTGGATTTATTATAACTGAAATGACCGGTAAAATACCGGAAGATGCGCGTAAAGCATGGGAAGCCTCAATTCCTTTAAAAAGAGGTGGAACTCCTGAAGAAGTAGCAGGAGTAGCAACATTCCTCGCATCTGATTTATCGTCGTATGTAAGCGGACAAGTTATTACGGTTTGTGGTGCAATGAACACTTAAAAGAAGTGTGTGATAAAATATAAAGGAAGCTGTCTGGAAAGGCAGCTTTTTTTGTTTCTTTGTGTTGATGAAACACAAGGCCTTATTCGTTGGACTAACAACTATCGATATTCAATACTTTATTGATCAGATTCCGGTAGCCAATACCAAAGTTAAAACCGACATTCCCGATATTTTGGTTGGTGGCCCCGCAACCAATGCCGCTGTTGCATTTGCTTATCTGAATAAAACAGCAACACTTGCAAGTCCGGCCGGTCTGAATGCTTTTTCATCATTTATCGATCAGGATCTTAACAGTGTAGGAGTAGATCATTTTGATCTTGCATATGGCCAGGAATTCGAAACAATTTTGGCCACCGTGTTGACATCAAAAAATGGCGATCGTACAATTGTAACTCATAATCCAACAGAATTAGAAAGCACTATTTTGCCACAAAAGCTGATTGATTTGGTGGAACCTCAGATTTTACTTGTCGATGGGTTTTACCCTGAATTCAGCCTTGAATGTTCAAAAATTTGTAAAATGCAGGGCATACCCGTTGTCTCTGATTGTGGAAGCTGGAAACCTCAGTTCGATGAACAACTCAACTATATCGATATCGCAATTTGTTCGACTGATTTTATGCCGCCTCAATGTCATAGCCAAAATGAGCTTTTTGATTTTATGCGCGCTAAAAATGTAAAGTCAGTTGCTATTTCAAATGGTTCCCATAAAATCGAATATTTATCAAACGAGAAGAAGGGGAGTGTTACAGTTCCACAAGTAGAGGTAAAAGATACACTTGGTGCAGGAGATTTTCTTCACGGTGCATTTTGTTATTATTTTCTTGAATGTAATGATTTTGCGGAAGCTATTAAGCAAGCATCATCATTGGCATCGTTTACCTGCAGTATTAAAGGCACCCGCAAATGGTTAAATTTTAATCATAATACCTGACATCTGAAAAATTATCCGTAAATTGTTTTTAATCGGAAACAATAAAAAATGAATGTTAAATAAATCAATTGCATATCAGTTGAGTGTTTATATATCCTTAGCAGTAATAGGAGTATTTATTACTTTTATTGGTATATTTTTTCTCTTCAACCAAACACTTATTGAAGATAGTGTAAAGAATAAGGCAATGTCGCAAAGTGCACATGTAACAAGCAGTGTGCAACGTTATATAATAACTACCTCGGAGATTGCCGGAAACATTGCCGACCAGGTAATTTTTTACGGACAGCAAGATCACGCCGATTTATTTATTCAAAGTTTAGTCAATAAATATCAGTTTATTAATGCCATTTATGTAAAAATTGATTCAACCGTAACCGATTTACCATATTGGAGCTACTTTACATACCGGGATGGTGATTCGATTTTAATACAACGGGGCAGCAATAGTTTTTCGTCGTGTGCTAATGAACAAGAACAGTTTGAAAAACTTGTTGCCCAGGAAGGTGTAGGTTGGTCTGAACCCTATTTGTGCGAACGAAATAATATTGTGGTGGCAGCTTATTGTGCTCCGATAATGATAGAAAATCCATCCGGACAAGTAGAACGTGTTGGAGAAGTTATTTGTGAAATGTCACTAAATGAGCTAAATAAGCAGGTGAACAGTTTGAAAATTGGAAAAGGAGGTTTTGCTTTTCTGATGTCGAAAGATGGCGTTTTTATTACGCATCCCGTTAGCGAGTGGATTCTAAACAGAAGTATTTATGATTCGAATGAAAAGATTCTTAAAGAAGATATTACGATCACAACCAATAATGTACTGGCAGATTCAAAGCCGGGAACGTTAATTGCGTATCCTGAATTATTTAATTTTGAGAAAGCCCTGGTGTATTATGTTCCCATCGAGCAAAATGGCTGGGTTTTGGTATCGGTATTGCCTTATAAAGAATTATTTGAACCCTTGTATTTACCTGTACTTCAGATGTTGTTTTTCTCCGTTTTAGGAATACTCATTATTTACTTAACCGTTACATACATTATTAACCGGCAGATAAAACCGCTGAGTCTCGTTACCAAACAATTAAAACGTTTTAGTAATCTAACGGGGCCTTATAAAGATATTCCTGAGAATGAAGTTGTTCAGGTTGCTGAAAGTTTGAACTACATGAAATTGTGGTACGAGAAATACCTGCAAACACAATCCGACGAGCATAAGAAAAAACTACAGCGCCAGGAAGACATGAATCAGGCTTCCGAAATTCAGCAAAGTTTTATTAAAACAATTTATCCTGCTTTTCCAGACCGGACCGACATAGATCTTTATACCACCTACCAACCGGCCAGAGGAGTAAGCGGCGACCTGTTCGACTATTTCTTTATTGATGATGAACACCTGGTATTAACCATGGGCGACGTATCAGGCAAGGGAGTTCCGGCAGCATTTTTTATGAGCGTTGCACAAACGATTATAAAAACAAACGCATTGGTGCCAAAAGCAGATGAAATTGTAAAAAGAACAAATAAAGAATTGTGTACAACGAATCACCATCAGTTCTTTTTAACCCTTTTTCTGGGTGTTTTGAATGTTAAAACGGGCATATTAGAGTATTGCAATGCGGCTCATACTCCCGCATATAATATAAATAAAAATGGGAAGATTAAAGAACTTGCCCAGTCACATGGACTTCCATTAGGGCTTTATCCTGACAAATCTTATGGTTCAGCTAAAATTCAGCTTGAGAAAGGCGACACACTGGTTTTATATACCGATGGTGTTACCGAAATGCTCGACGAAAACAATGTACAGTACGGTAATCAGCAATTGGTAGAAAACCTGAAATCGTTGGCCGGACAAAGCCCAAAAGAAATGGTTGAGCGTTTAGAAAAGAGTTTTAAAATACATTATGGTCATGGTCCTCAATCGGATGATATCACCATGTTGATTTTTAAATACAAGGCATAAAAAAAGGAGGCTTTCACCTCCTTTTTTTATATATGAATATTTGTTTCCTATTCTTTTAGCGCTTTTTTGTTTGATAAAATACGCATCTGTAACCTTTCCTTTTTCTTATCAAAACCTACCGAAATTGTATCTCCTTCGGAAATCGATGCTTTGATAATAATTTCGGCCATTTCATCTTCCAGGTATTTCTGAATAGCCCGTTTTAGTGGTCGTGCACCAAACTGAGGATCGTATCCTTTCTCAGCGATAAAATCTTTTGCTGCCGGAGAAATTTTCAACTTGTAATTCAGCGATTCAACACGCTTGTACAAACCTTCAATTTCGATATCAATAATGGTGTGAATATGTTTCTTCTCCAATTGATTAAACACAACAACATCATCAATTCGGTTAAGGAATTCTGGTGCAAATGCTTTTTTCAATGCTTTCTGAATGACATATTTTGTATGCTCATTCTCTTCTTTCGCTGTTTTTATGGTTGAGAAACCAACGCCACGTCCGAAGTCTTTTAACTGGCGCGAACCAATGTTCGATGTCATAATAATAATTGTATTTTTGAAATCGACATTGCGCCCTAAACTATCTGTCAAACGTCCTTCATCCATTAACTGAAGTAGAATATTGAACACATCAGGATGTGCTTTCTCAATTTCGTCGAGCAAAACAACTGAGTAGGGCTTCCTTCTCACTTTTTCCGTCAATTGCCCGCCTTCTTCGTAACCTACATATCCCGGAGGCGCTCCCACTAATCTTGATACCGCAAATTTCTCCATGTATTCACTCATATCAATCCGAATCAGCGAATCTAAATTGTCAAATAAATAAGTTGTTAGAACTTTTGCCAGCTGGGTTTTTCCAACACCAGTGGGACCCAGAAAAATAAATGTTCCAATTGGGCGGTTGGGATCTTTCAATCCTGCGCGGTTACGTTGAATCGCTTTTACAATTTTGCCAATAGCCTCGTCTTGCCCAACAACTTTTCCTTTCAAATCTTTGCCCATGTTCATCAGGCGTTTACCTTCAGCTTGTGCAATACGTTGTACCGGAATTCCCGACATCATCGCAACAACTTCGGCAACCTTATGCTCATCAACGCTTTCACGATGATTAATAAGATCTTTTTCCCATTGTTCTTTTGCATCTTCCAATAGCGTGAGCAGATTCTTTTCTTTATCACGGTAATTAGCGGCCAACTCAAAATTCTGACTTTTGACGGCGCTTATTTTATCCTCTTTTGTGTTTTCTATTTTTTCTTCAAGCTTAACAATGTTGTCCGGAACATTAATATTCGTGATATGAACACGCGAACCGGCTTCGTCAAGCGCATCAATGGCTTTGTCGGGCAAATAACGATCGGTAATGTAACGTGCTGTTAGCTTC
It includes:
- a CDS encoding PfkB family carbohydrate kinase, which produces MKHKALFVGLTTIDIQYFIDQIPVANTKVKTDIPDILVGGPATNAAVAFAYLNKTATLASPAGLNAFSSFIDQDLNSVGVDHFDLAYGQEFETILATVLTSKNGDRTIVTHNPTELESTILPQKLIDLVEPQILLVDGFYPEFSLECSKICKMQGIPVVSDCGSWKPQFDEQLNYIDIAICSTDFMPPQCHSQNELFDFMRAKNVKSVAISNGSHKIEYLSNEKKGSVTVPQVEVKDTLGAGDFLHGAFCYYFLECNDFAEAIKQASSLASFTCSIKGTRKWLNFNHNT
- a CDS encoding SpoIIE family protein phosphatase — its product is MLNKSIAYQLSVYISLAVIGVFITFIGIFFLFNQTLIEDSVKNKAMSQSAHVTSSVQRYIITTSEIAGNIADQVIFYGQQDHADLFIQSLVNKYQFINAIYVKIDSTVTDLPYWSYFTYRDGDSILIQRGSNSFSSCANEQEQFEKLVAQEGVGWSEPYLCERNNIVVAAYCAPIMIENPSGQVERVGEVICEMSLNELNKQVNSLKIGKGGFAFLMSKDGVFITHPVSEWILNRSIYDSNEKILKEDITITTNNVLADSKPGTLIAYPELFNFEKALVYYVPIEQNGWVLVSVLPYKELFEPLYLPVLQMLFFSVLGILIIYLTVTYIINRQIKPLSLVTKQLKRFSNLTGPYKDIPENEVVQVAESLNYMKLWYEKYLQTQSDEHKKKLQRQEDMNQASEIQQSFIKTIYPAFPDRTDIDLYTTYQPARGVSGDLFDYFFIDDEHLVLTMGDVSGKGVPAAFFMSVAQTIIKTNALVPKADEIVKRTNKELCTTNHHQFFLTLFLGVLNVKTGILEYCNAAHTPAYNINKNGKIKELAQSHGLPLGLYPDKSYGSAKIQLEKGDTLVLYTDGVTEMLDENNVQYGNQQLVENLKSLAGQSPKEMVERLEKSFKIHYGHGPQSDDITMLIFKYKA
- a CDS encoding ATP-dependent Clp protease ATP-binding subunit encodes the protein MDSQFSPRIKDIIGYSREEAIRLGNDYIGQEHLFLGILREGEGTATDILENLGVDLVEVKQLIESKVRTDKDINQKADLIMLKSTEKTLKLIYLEARSFKSATANSGHLLLAILKDNDSLITQMLVELGINYFMVKSQLQDYQQTEAKSDFPESDDDEPGEGFGKGPSGGQSAKKAAGAKSDTPVLDNFGIDITKLAEENSLDPIVGREKEIERLAQILSRRKKNNPILIGEPGVGKSAIAEGLALRIVGKQVSRILFDKRVVSLDIASIVAGTKYRGQFEERMKAILNELSKVNNVILFIDEIHTIVGAGGATGSLDAANMLKPALARGDIQCIGATTLDEYRQQIEKDGALERRFQKVMVDPTSVDETIEILNNIKDRYEDHHNVTFTPEAIENCVKLTARYITDRYLPDKAIDALDEAGSRVHITNINVPDNIVKLEEKIENTKEDKISAVKSQNFELAANYRDKEKNLLTLLEDAKEQWEKDLINHRESVDEHKVAEVVAMMSGIPVQRIAQAEGKRLMNMGKDLKGKVVGQDEAIGKIVKAIQRNRAGLKDPNRPIGTFIFLGPTGVGKTQLAKVLTTYLFDNLDSLIRIDMSEYMEKFAVSRLVGAPPGYVGYEEGGQLTEKVRRKPYSVVLLDEIEKAHPDVFNILLQLMDEGRLTDSLGRNVDFKNTIIIMTSNIGSRQLKDFGRGVGFSTIKTAKEENEHTKYVIQKALKKAFAPEFLNRIDDVVVFNQLEKKHIHTIIDIEIEGLYKRVESLNYKLKISPAAKDFIAEKGYDPQFGARPLKRAIQKYLEDEMAEIIIKASISEGDTISVGFDKKKERLQMRILSNKKALKE